In Bacteroidetes bacterium GWF2_43_63, the genomic stretch AATAGCATTTTCTGATTAGCCAACATCGTAAACTGTCTGGAGTTTCTTAAAATCCAGAATTTTTATTAATTTCCCATGTAATTCAATAATACCGTCAACCTCAAAGCTTTTCAGTGTGCGAATTACATTCTCTTCGCTGCATGAAATAAAATATGACAGATCTCTTCTTGTAAGAGGAAGCGAAAAATAATCTGATTTATAAATCTGTTCACTCAGCAGAAGCAAAATTCCGGCAACCCTGGCAGGCACTCTTTTGCAAGATAACATCAGTTGGTTTTCCAATATCCGTTGATGAGCTGAGGAAATCATATCGAAAATTTTCAAACCGAACATTGGGTTTACCATTGCTCTTGAACGAATAACCTGATAAGAAATCAAACATACCTGACAGTCTTCTGTTGCAATGACTGACAAGATGTTTTTTTGTCCGGACATTGAATAATTGCCCCCAATTAATACCGGACCTGAAATCAATCCGGCTATCTGCGTCATTTTTCTCGTGGTCATATATTCCAGCTTTGCTAGACCACTGATGATGTATGCGATATATCTGGCTTCAGTTCCTTGTTTGAAAATTATCTCACCTTTTTTAAAAGTGAGTTGCTCAGTATTATTATAGATCTCCTGAAACTCGTTTTCTGAAACAACTTCACAGATTTCTTTGCGAAACGCACATTTATCACAAGCTGAATGCTGGATCATGATATTTTTCAGATTTAAACCTGGTAAAATTACAGTTTTTCATTAATTGAACCGGCATGCAAAGGTAATACATTTGTATACTAAATCGATAGAAAATGTATAAAAAACACAAAACAATGGAAATCAGAAACATAACCATCTTTGGTGGTAATGGAAAAGACGGAAATCCTGAAAAAGTTTCGCAATTTGAATTAAAAATGGGCAACATTATCAGCATTGTCGGACCTACAGGCTGTGGCAAGACGACATTGATTAATGATATTGAATTGTTTGCCAACAACAACACTCCAACAGGCCGAAGGGTACTGATCAATGATGAACCAATGCCTGAAGAATCCAGTTTTGATCCTGCAAAGCATCCTATTGCGCTGATATCTCAACACACCAATTTTCTTTCAGATCTGCCGGTTGGTGAATTTCTAAGGATACACGCAACCGTACGTGGTGCAACAAATATAGAAGAGATACTTGCAGAAACGCTGGAATTCGCAAACCAGCTTACTGGTGAATCCATCATTCCTGAAACAGGTATGACTGAGCTTTCAGGTGGTCAGACCCGATCGTTATTGATTGCAGATGCGGTCATTATTGGGAACTCGCCAATTATTCTGCTCGATGAAATCGAAAACGCCGGTATCAATCGGACCAAAGCACTGGAATTGCTGAAGAAATACCAGAAAATATTTGTTTTTGTAACTCATGATTCCCGGATTGCACTCCTTTCTGATTTCAGAGTAGTTATGAAAAACGGAGCTATGCAAAAGCTCATTGTTACAAGCGAAGAAGAGCGGCATGCAGCCAATGAACTTAGAAAAATTGACAATGTGATGCTCGAATTCCGTTCTCTGATACGAGCCGGGGAACAAATTACGGAGGATGTTTTCAATACCAAAATAAAAGGAATTTTACAAAACTAAAAATCAAGGAGAATATAAAATGAAACTGGTCATTTTTGCAGGTCCGCCCACATGCGGCAAGACGACAGTAATTCGTCAGGTAATTAAAAGAATGAAAAGCAAGGGACTGAAAACAGCTTTTGTGAAAATTGATGTACTGTATGCCGATGAAGATGAAAAGATCGCTGCAGAATTCGGTATTCCAACAAAGAAAATTTACAGCGGAGAATTATGTCCCGATCACTGTAATGTTGTAGTACTTGATGAAATTGTTGACTGGGCCGAAGGACTCGGGTCTGAGTATCTTTTTGTTGAAACGGCAGGACTTTGTCTGCGTTGTTCTCCTTATGTCGAAAAATCTCTGGGAATCGTGGTTCTTGAAGCTACCAGCGGCATGAATCTCCCCCGAAAGATCGGCCCAATGCTTACGTTGTCTGACATTGCCGTCATTACCAAGATCGATCTGATTTCTCAGGCTGAACGTGAAGTCTTTCGTTACAGGGTAATTGAATCGGCACGAGAAGTGGAAATTGTCGAAAGCAATGCATTGTATGGTATCGGCATTGATCCGGTCATAAAACGGATTCTCAAAGACAATGATGTTGAACAGCCCATGTTCCTTCGCGGCAATCCCCCTGTCGGGACATGTACTATTTGTGTTGGAAAAAAAGAAATAGGTGCAAAGAACCATTTTGGAGTACTCCGCACAATGGAACAGGAACTATTCTATGTTGGTGAATAACAGATTCTCCGGAAAATGAAACATGGAATTTATTTCGATAATGCCGCTACGACACAGGTCGATCCGCATGTAATCAAAGCCATGGAGCCTTTCATGGATTCAAGATACGGCAATGCATCCAGCCTGCATTCGTTTGGAACCGATGCTTCGGATTTGCTGGCTGAATGCCGGAGTGCAATTTCATTGCACATCGGTGCCAGGCCTCAGGAATTGTATTTTACTTCCAGCGGAACCGAATCAAATAATCTTGCTTTGAAAGGAATTGCTTTTGCTCATGCAAGCAAAGGACGTCATATAATTATTTCTTCCATTGAACATGATTGCGTACTGAATGCTGCAGAATGGCTGTCAGAGCAAGGTTTCAGCATCACCTATCTCCCAGTTGGTGAAACTGGGGTTGTTGATCCGGATGATGTAAAAAAGAATATCCGGCCTGACACAATACTTGTTTCTGTTATGCATGCAAACAATGAAATTGGAACAATTCAACCCATATCCGAAATCGGCAGAATATGCCGCGAACACAATGTACTGCTGCATACAGATGCATGTCAGAGTTTTGGAAAAATTCCCGTCAATGTAACTGAAATGAATGTTGATCTGATGACATTGAACTCCCATAAAATCTACGGGCCAAAGGGTGTTGGTGCCATTTATATTCGCGACGGTATTCCCATTACTCCATTGTTGCATGGGGGTGGTCAGGAAAAAGGGATCCGTTCTTCAACAGAGAATGTAGCTGGAATAGCAGGCTTTGCAAAAGCAGTTGAACTATGTTTTGATCATCCGTATGATGAATACGACTCAGTAAAAAAAATCCGTGATTATATTATGGACGGGCTTCTTGGAAAATACGAAAACGCCTACATCAACGGTCATGTTGAAAAGCGCCTTCCTGGAAATCTGAATGCAGCTTTTCATGGCTTGGAAGGCGAAACTGTACGATTACTGTTGTTACTCGACGAAGCTGGTATTGCTGTTTCGGCCGGATCAGCGTGTTCATCCAATGGATCCGGTTCTCATACCTCGCACGTTCTGCAGGCTCTGGGACGCGATCAGTTCGAAGCCCGGGGCGCAGTGCGAATCAGCATCGGTCGCTACAATACAATGGAAGAAGCTGAAGTATTTCTTCCTGTTCTCGATGAAAAATTAAAACTATTGAACCCTATTTTTTCTTAAAAAACAAACTCATGAATACATCAAATTCTCAGAAAACAACCCTTGAAATGCTTCCCGGAATTGATTGTGGCGCTTGTGGATTCAAATCATGTAATTCCTTTGCCGCAGAAGTAGATAATGGAAAAGAACTTCTGCTGAAATGCACCCATATATCAGGGAATAAACAAAAGCAGGAAAATCGATTAATCGGTTGTAATAGCTGTAATTCGAACGGAATTGCAGAAAAAATGGGCTGGAAAGATAGTCAGCAGCGCGATTTTGATTTCGTGCTTGATACTTTCGATAACGAGCCTGGACCGCG encodes the following:
- a CDS encoding cobalamin biosynthesis protein, with the protein product MKLVIFAGPPTCGKTTVIRQVIKRMKSKGLKTAFVKIDVLYADEDEKIAAEFGIPTKKIYSGELCPDHCNVVVLDEIVDWAEGLGSEYLFVETAGLCLRCSPYVEKSLGIVVLEATSGMNLPRKIGPMLTLSDIAVITKIDLISQAEREVFRYRVIESAREVEIVESNALYGIGIDPVIKRILKDNDVEQPMFLRGNPPVGTCTICVGKKEIGAKNHFGVLRTMEQELFYVGE
- a CDS encoding cysteine desulfurase NifS, which produces MKHGIYFDNAATTQVDPHVIKAMEPFMDSRYGNASSLHSFGTDASDLLAECRSAISLHIGARPQELYFTSSGTESNNLALKGIAFAHASKGRHIIISSIEHDCVLNAAEWLSEQGFSITYLPVGETGVVDPDDVKKNIRPDTILVSVMHANNEIGTIQPISEIGRICREHNVLLHTDACQSFGKIPVNVTEMNVDLMTLNSHKIYGPKGVGAIYIRDGIPITPLLHGGGQEKGIRSSTENVAGIAGFAKAVELCFDHPYDEYDSVKKIRDYIMDGLLGKYENAYINGHVEKRLPGNLNAAFHGLEGETVRLLLLLDEAGIAVSAGSACSSNGSGSHTSHVLQALGRDQFEARGAVRISIGRYNTMEEAEVFLPVLDEKLKLLNPIFS
- a CDS encoding ABC transporter ATP-binding protein; translated protein: MEIRNITIFGGNGKDGNPEKVSQFELKMGNIISIVGPTGCGKTTLINDIELFANNNTPTGRRVLINDEPMPEESSFDPAKHPIALISQHTNFLSDLPVGEFLRIHATVRGATNIEEILAETLEFANQLTGESIIPETGMTELSGGQTRSLLIADAVIIGNSPIILLDEIENAGINRTKALELLKKYQKIFVFVTHDSRIALLSDFRVVMKNGAMQKLIVTSEEERHAANELRKIDNVMLEFRSLIRAGEQITEDVFNTKIKGILQN